In the genome of Sinorhizobium chiapasense, the window TCGGCACAGCGCGGCCGAGTTCACGACAACATCTCCGTCCTCGGCAATCGGATAAAGTTGATAGAAACCCTTGGAATATGGGTTTTCGCGAACGTTCTTCGATGACGACGGAACGAAGGCAGTTTTCGTATTGCCGAAATTGAGGGCGTAGTATTGGCCGGGCACAGGTGTCTTTCGGTCCATTTGCCGAAAGTCCACCGGATAGAGAGCACCATTTCCAAGATCGCAAGACTGAAGAACCGAGGCGCACGCAGCCGACACGTACCAGTGATCGCCATGAAAGAGGTGACGGGTCTTGGTGAACACGTCTGGATGGTCGGTGTTGGGATCAATGTTTATCTGCTTGGGAAAGTGGGCGGCCGAAAGCGGCTCGCCTGCTCTATTGCGCCGTATGCTATCAAGGGCGAAAGCGTTGTTCACCCGCAGAATATCAGCTTCCAGTGCAACAACACTTTCGGTGGAAGCTGGAGCGACACTCACCCAGACGCCGTCGGATTTATTCATTTGATACCTAACCGCGTGTATTGAGCGCGCGGCGTGGGCCGCTTTGAGGCATTCCGGAAGCTAGTGCAGCCAGTGCGGCATGTAGGTTTTCACCCAGTCAGGATCACGTTCGAACATTGTCGCGGGCCGGTTTTTCTCCATCCAATCGACTATGTGCGGCACTTGCCCGCGATAATCAAAGGGCGTGTCGACTTCGTCAAAATGCTCGGCCCGCGGTTCCTTGAATTTCAAGCGCCGGATTTTCGCATCCATCAGCGCAGATCGTAGTTGATCGGAAACCATGATACCCCCACCTTCCCAAACCCAATAGTTCAGCCAGAGATGCCGGCCGGCAATCGTCGTTCTGCTGACGGGCAATGGCGGCTTGGTTCCCATGCGGGAAAGATAGGGCATCCCCTCCAGACCGCCTGCTACTCTCCTGCCCCATTCGAGACTGATGCCTTTGACCAGAATGGAATCGAAACGTTGGCAGACATTGATCAGGAAGTAGGGTTCTTCATGCGGAGCCCCCTTCCTCGACTTGAGCAGGATTGGAA includes:
- a CDS encoding imm11 family protein; protein product: MNKSDGVWVSVAPASTESVVALEADILRVNNAFALDSIRRNRAGEPLSAAHFPKQINIDPNTDHPDVFTKTRHLFHGDHWYVSAACASVLQSCDLGNGALYPVDFRQMDRKTPVPGQYYALNFGNTKTAFVPSSSKNVRENPYSKGFYQLYPIAEDGDVVVNSAALCRADIWIDPSLSRAFFVSDRLATALRASGCDKPFKLRRCRVV
- a CDS encoding imm11 family protein, producing the protein MAWKIGFDYVSAQPDFSIDKHNNGTEPWGFGWSWGAGRSLVGHPVPTSATQTDSNTLVDVFPMPGFACVSERFRTIVEAFEPGVHEFFPILLKSRKGAPHEEPYFLINVCQRFDSILVKGISLEWGRRVAGGLEGMPYLSRMGTKPPLPVSRTTIAGRHLWLNYWVWEGGGIMVSDQLRSALMDAKIRRLKFKEPRAEHFDEVDTPFDYRGQVPHIVDWMEKNRPATMFERDPDWVKTYMPHWLH